A window of Tursiops truncatus isolate mTurTru1 chromosome 8, mTurTru1.mat.Y, whole genome shotgun sequence contains these coding sequences:
- the IGF2 gene encoding insulin-like growth factor 2 isoform X2 — protein MGIRVGKSMLGLLAFLAFASCCYAAYRPSETLCGGELVDTLQFVCGDRGFYFSRPASRVNRRSRGIVEECCFRSCDLALLETYCATPAKSERDVSTPPTVLPDNFPRYPVGKFFQYDTWKQSAQRLRRGLPALLRARRGRTLAKELEVFREAKRHRPLIALPTQDPAAHGGASLEASGHRK, from the exons ATGGGGATCCGAGTGGGAAAGTCGATGCTGGGGCTGCTCGCCTTCTTGGCCTTCGCCTCGTGCTGCTATGCTGCTTACCGCCCCAGTGAGACTCTGTGCGGCGGGGAGCTGGTGGACACCCTCCAGTTTGTCTGCGGGGACCGCGGCTTCTACTTCA GCAGGCCGGCAAGCCGCGTGAACCGCCGCAGCCGTGGCATCGTGGAAGAGTGCTGTTTCCGCAGCTGCGACCTGGCCCTGCTGGAGACCTACTGCGCCACCCCCGCCAAGTCCGAGAGGGACGTGTCGACCCCTCCGACCGTGCTTCCG GACAACTTCCCCAGATACCCCGTGGGCAAATTCTTCCAATATGACACCTGGAAGCAGTCCGCCCAACGCCTGCGCAGGGGCCTGCCCGCCCTCCTGCGAGCCCGCCGGGGTCGCACGCTCGCCAAGGAGCTGGAGGTGTTCAGAGAGGCCAAGCGTCACCGCCCCCTGATCGCCCTGCCCACCCAGGACCCCGCCGCCCACGGGGGCGCCTCTCTTGAGGCGTCCGGCCATCGCAAGTGA
- the IGF2 gene encoding insulin-like growth factor 2 isoform X1 yields MGIRVGKSMLGLLAFLAFASCCYAAYRPSETLCGGELVDTLQFVCGDRGFYFRLPGRPASRVNRRSRGIVEECCFRSCDLALLETYCATPAKSERDVSTPPTVLPDNFPRYPVGKFFQYDTWKQSAQRLRRGLPALLRARRGRTLAKELEVFREAKRHRPLIALPTQDPAAHGGASLEASGHRK; encoded by the exons ATGGGGATCCGAGTGGGAAAGTCGATGCTGGGGCTGCTCGCCTTCTTGGCCTTCGCCTCGTGCTGCTATGCTGCTTACCGCCCCAGTGAGACTCTGTGCGGCGGGGAGCTGGTGGACACCCTCCAGTTTGTCTGCGGGGACCGCGGCTTCTACTTCA GACTTCCAGGCAGGCCGGCAAGCCGCGTGAACCGCCGCAGCCGTGGCATCGTGGAAGAGTGCTGTTTCCGCAGCTGCGACCTGGCCCTGCTGGAGACCTACTGCGCCACCCCCGCCAAGTCCGAGAGGGACGTGTCGACCCCTCCGACCGTGCTTCCG GACAACTTCCCCAGATACCCCGTGGGCAAATTCTTCCAATATGACACCTGGAAGCAGTCCGCCCAACGCCTGCGCAGGGGCCTGCCCGCCCTCCTGCGAGCCCGCCGGGGTCGCACGCTCGCCAAGGAGCTGGAGGTGTTCAGAGAGGCCAAGCGTCACCGCCCCCTGATCGCCCTGCCCACCCAGGACCCCGCCGCCCACGGGGGCGCCTCTCTTGAGGCGTCCGGCCATCGCAAGTGA